A section of the Triticum dicoccoides isolate Atlit2015 ecotype Zavitan chromosome 7A, WEW_v2.0, whole genome shotgun sequence genome encodes:
- the LOC119334224 gene encoding uncharacterized protein LOC119334224, whose protein sequence is MDKVLAISMPSMSSVDIAPGAGSSGSRARLCWRGSKLQEDEQTGSAGKQGKQGGLLVEEEQQPGKGKSQSPLPRFVPEFDGIDCFETIVCH, encoded by the coding sequence ATGGACAAGGTGCTGGCCATCTCCATGCCGAGCATGTCGTCGGTAGACATCGCCCCCGGCgcgggcagcagcggcagcagggcTCGGCTCTGCTGGCGGGGGTCGAAGCTACAGGAGGACGAGCAGACTGGATCAGCTGGGAAACAGGGAAAGCAGGGCGGTCTGCTGGTGGAGGAAGAGCAGCAGCCGGGCAAGGGGAAATCGCAGTCACCGCTGCCGCGGTTCGTGCCGGAGTTTGATGGGATCGACTGCTTTGAGACCATTGTGTGTCATTAA